Genomic DNA from Thermotoga petrophila RKU-1:
AAAATATGCTACAGTGTCCACCATGTGTTCCACCAGTTTCGGTCCTGCTATTTCCCCCTCTTTCGTCACATGTCCCACTAAGAGAACCGGCACACCTCTTTTCTTTGCAAAGTCAATTGTTTTCATCGTCACGTTTTTCACCTGAGAGATACTTCCGGGGCTGCTTCCAAGGTCTGAGGAAAAAACCGTTTGAATGGAGTCAACCACCATGAAACTCACTCTTTCATTTCTCAGAGAGGATATTATTTCATCGATGTCGTTCTCTAAGGTCAAAAGGATGTTTTTTTTCCTCTTCAACAAAAGCCTGTCCGCTCTCAATTTCAACTGCTGGGGGGATTCTTCACCAGAAACGTAAACAACCAGTCCCCTTTCAGCGAACCTTTCAGCGATCTGAAGCGCTATCGTACTCTTTCCTATCCCGGGTTCACCGGAGAGCAGGATCACCTGTCCGGGAACAATTCCTCCCCTGAAAGCCCTGTCCAGTTCTGAAAAACCCGTGGATAGCCTTTCAAGGGAAATTTCTCCAGCGTCTTCTAAATTTAAAAACAGGGAGGGGCTTCCCTCCCTGTTTTTCCTTCTTTGAACCACTTCTTCTGCTGTATCGTATTCACCGCACTGAGGGCACCTTCCGAACCATTTTGGAGAAACGTAGCCACAGTTGGAACAGACGAACTTTTTCACTGGACCACCTTCTCCTTCTTTTCACCCTTTCTGGTGAATCGAAGAGCATCTTTGCGAGCCCTACAGACGATCGTATCTCCTTCGTTGAACTTACCTCTCAGGATCTCTTCAGAGAGAGGATCTTCCACGTATCTCTGTATCGCTCTCTTCAGAGGTCTTGCTCCGTAAACCGGATCGAATCCCTTTTCAACCAAGAACTCCTTTGCACTCTTTGTCAGTACAAGCTTCATGTTCTTCTCCGAGAGTCTCTTCCTTAGATCTCTCAAGAGTATATCGATGATCTGTTCGATGTGTTCTTTATTCAACGGATGGAAGATGATCGTTTCATCGATCCTGTTCAGGAACTCCGGTCTGAACGTTCTTTTCACCTCTTCCAGAACGAGATCCTTTATTTTCTCGAATTCCTTCTCTTCGTTGTTGTCACCTACAAACCCGAGTGTTCTCTTGGACTTGTTGATGTAAGAGCTTCCAATGTTACTGGTCATGATGATGATCGTGTTCCTGAAATCAACTTCACGTCCCTGAGAATCCGTGAGTCTTCCATCGTCCATTATCTGAAGCAGTATGTTGAACACGTCCGGATGTGCCTTCTCTATTTCGTCGAACAGGATCACCGAGAACGGTCTTCTTCTCACTTTCTCCGTGAGAGTACCGCCTTCTTCGTAACCCACGTACCCTGGAGGTGCTCCTATGAGCCTTGAAACGGAGAACCTCTCCATGTATTCGCTCATGTCGAACCTGATGAGGGCCCTTTCATCCCCGAACAGGTACTCTGCGAGCGCCTTTGCAAGCTCTGTCTTTCCAACACCCGTTGGACCGAGGAACAGGAACACACCTATCGGCCTTCTTGGATCCTTCAAACCACTTCTTGCTCTTCTTATGGCCCTGGCTACAGCTTTTATGGCTTCGTCCTGAGCAACGATTCTCTGGTGGAGAGCCTCTTCGAGATTGAGAAGCTTTTCGACTTCCGTTTCTTCGATCTTTTTGAGAGGAACGCCCGTCCAGGAAGACACCACCTCGGCCACGTCATCCACGTCTACCCTCACTACGGCCGTTTCCGCGTGTCTTCTCCATTCCGCGTACCTCTTTCTATATTCCGCTTCCAGCTCCATTTCCTCTTCTTTCAGTTGGGCCGCTTTTTCGTAATCCTGGTTCAGAACAGCGAGCTCCTTATCACTTCTTATCCTTTCCAGTTCTAATTTCATACTCTTCAGTTCTGGAGGAAGCACAAATACCTTCAATCTCGCTCTGGCACCTGCCTCGTCTATCACATCGATCGCCTTGTCCGGTAGATAGTGGTCAGTTATGTATCTCTTGGAAAGATAAACGGCCGCCTCCAGAGCCTTGTCGGTATAAATCACCTTATGATGCGACTCGTATTTTCTCTTCAAACCTTTCAGTATTTCAAGCGTCTCTTCCTCGGTTGGTTCTTTCACGTATATCTTCTGAAACCTTCTCTCCAGAGCTGCATCCTTTTCAATGTACTTCCTGTATTCGTCCGGTGTAGTGGCACCTATACAGCTTATCTCCCCACGTGCGAGAGCGGGCTTTAAAATGTTCGCAGCATCGATCGCTCCCTCAGCCGATCCAGCACCCACTATGGTGTGTATCTCGTCTATGAAGAGGATGATGTTCTTATCCTTGGTCACTATCTGAAGGAGCTTTTTCATCCTCTTTTCGAATTCACCTCTGTACTTGGTTCCCGCAACCAGCGCTGCCACATCAAGAGAGAAGATCACTTTGTTTTTCAAGATCTCGGGCACATCTCCGGCAACAATCCTCTGGGCCAGACCTTCAACTATCGCTGTTTTTCCAACCCCAGGATCTCCTATGAGGACAGGATTGTTTTTCTTCCTCCTGACAAGAACCTGCATCACCCTCTCTATTTCTTCTTCTCTTCCAATAACTGGGTCGAGTTCTTTCTTAGCTGCAAGTTCCGTGAGGTTCACACCGAAGCCTTCAAGTTGTTTCACACTTCTGTAAGTGTAATCCTCTTCTTCTTCGTACTCCAGGCTTTTGTTCGAGGAGTAAGAGTAGATATCAATGATCTCTCTTCTCAGAGTGGCGATATCTACTCCAAGTTTCCTCAGAATGTGTATTGCAATCCCTTCTCCCTCTCTCAGAATACCAAGGAGAAGATGCTCCGGGTTTATCTTGTCACTTCCAAGAATCTTCGCCTCTTCGTATGCGAGTTCGGTCACTCTTTTGGCTCTTGGAGTCATCTGAGGAGAAGGGACAAAGCCTCTCATCCCCATGCCAACCATGGAGATGATCTCGGATCTCACCTTGGAGTACGAGGCTCCCATTTCTTCCAGGAGTTCGACGGCCGGGCTTCTATCTACTTTTAGAATTGCAAGCAGAAGGTGCTCCGTTCCGACGTACGAATGCCCGAGTTCTTTTGCCTCCTCCTGGGCTGTTACAAATATCTGAGCTGTCTTCTCCGAGAACTTATCAAACATAGTATCACCTCCGGGTCTTCCAATTTCATTATATCACCCTTATGGACATAACATCTTTCAGAAATGTTCAAAGTTCTCTCAGAAGTAAAGCAAAAGGTAACAATTAGATTCACCAAATTCGATTTTTCGTACGGATCTACAACCGGTGAAATATCCATGATACAATTTAATCGAACCGAATTTAAACGACACTTTTCTCGAAAGGAGGGAAAAAATGAAGTGTACCAAGTGTGGAAAACCCGCCTCGGTTAAGTTGAGACACTACAACATAAAGCTCTGCAAAGAACACTTCAACGAATTCATAGAACAAAGGGTGGAGAAAGCGATAAAAAAGTTCAAAATGTTCGGCAGAAATTCGAAAATATTGATAGCTGTTTCCGGTGGAAAGGACAGTGTTTCCCTGTGGCACATGTTGAAAAAACTTGGCTACGAGGTGGACGCACTGTTCATCAGAGCCGGAAAAAGCGGAATGGTCCAGAAAGCTCAGGAAATCGTTGAAAAAAACGCAGAGCTTCTCAACACTAAACTTCACATAGTCGATGCAACGGAATACTTCGGAGGCCTTTCCACTCAGGAAATCTCCATTATGTTGAGGAGACCTGTTTGTTCTATTTGTGGGGTCGTGAGAAGGTATCTCATGAACAAATTTGCCTACGAAAACGGTTACGATGTGGTGGTCACGGGGCACAACCTGAACGATGAAGCGTCCGTTTTGCTGGGAAACATCCTTCACTGGCAGGAAGGATATCTGGAGAGGCAGTGGCCGCTCCTTCCAAAAACCCATGAAAAACTCGTTCCAAAGGCCAAACCACTCGTTTTGAACTACGAAGAAGACATAAAACTGTACGCAACTCTGAACGAGATACCACACCTCGAGATGGCCTGTCCATTCTCCGTGGGAGCAACTTCACTCGTATACAAAAAGATCCTGCGGGAACTCGAAGAAGAACAACCCGGAATCACGCTGAATTTCTATCTTGGGTTTTTGAAAAGAAAAAAAGAGCCAAAATTCGAAGTGGAAGGACTCAGGGAATGCAAAGAATGTGGTTATCCAACGACGGCAGAGGTGTGTTCCTTCTGCAGACTCAGAAAACAGGTAGAGAAAAGAAAAAACAAGGCCCCCGCATGAGCGGGGGATCATTTTTTGTACTTTGTGATCTCCCTGAGAAACGCGTGTCTTTTCCTTTTGTCTTCATCGCCTTCCACACCTTTGGGTGAGTACCCGTCAACCACTCCGAGTACCGCTCTTCCCTGAGAAGTGATACCCACGATCACCTGTAAAGGATTCGCTGTTGCCGTGTATATCCTGCATACCTCCTGAACGTTCTTGATCTGGTTCAGGATGTTGATGGGATAACCACCTCTTATGTAGATCACAAAGGTGTGGCCGGCACCTATTTTCTTCGCCGTTTCGATCGCCTGATTCACTAACTCTTCGTCGTTTCCTTCGTGCCTGATGAGACACGGCCCACTCGCTTCGTTGAAGGCTATACCGAACTTGAGGTTTGGATTCGTTGTCACCATCACCTCGTACAGATCCTCAACCGTCTTGATAAAATGAGAATGTCCCAGAATAATATTGGCATTTTCCGGAATGGCAACGTCCACGACCTCGAGCTGTATACTCACGCTTTCACCTCCCAGGAATATTCTAACACCAGGAGGTGGGGAAATGATCGCAGTGCTGGATATGGGGAGCAACTCCTTCATTCTCCTTGTCGTTTCGGAGAAAGGGAAGACCGTTCTTGAAGAGGTTTACGAAGTCGGAATAGCCTCCGGAAACCTCGAGAAGGCGAAAGAGGTGTTCAAAGAATGTGTGGAAAAAGCTGAAAAAATGGGGGCGGAACTTCACGTATTTGGAACGGCATTTTTCAGAAGGCATCCCGACATCTTCCAACAGATAACAGGGGACCGGGGAGAGATTTTACCGGAAGAAAAAGAAGCGTACTACTCTTATATTTCTGTGGCGAAAGATTTCGGGAAAAGGGATATCATGGTGGCTGATCTCGGTGGAGGTAGCCTCGAACTCGCCTGGAAAGACGGATACGTTAGTTTAGAACTTGGAACACATGTACTGAATCGCACTTTTTCCTTGACGCTTCCATACATCGAATCGGTGGACGGAATAGTTGAATACGTGATGAAGCGACTTCCCAAGGTAAAAAAGGACGAACTTTTTGGAGTTGGAGGAAGTTTTGTCGCGCTCGCTGCATTGATGAAAGGAAAATGGGACCTGGAAATTCTTCACGGAAGCGTTTTAAAATTAGAAGAGGTTGAAAGACTCGTGGACAAGATCAAAAGGCTGAGTTTTGAAGACGTGAAGAATTTGAATGTGCTTCCCGTAGGACGAGAGAAAACAATACTCGCAGGAGGAATCGTAACCGTTGCTCTTTTGAGAAAATATTCGCCGAAGATGACAGTGAGCACTAGGGGTTACAGATACGGAATAGTGTGGGAGATCCTTGAGAAAAGGTGGCGTGCCCGGGGGGATTCGAACCCCCAACCTCCAGATCCGCAGTCTGGCGCTCTATCCAACTGAGCTACGGGCACATATACAAAAAACTGGCGGAGAGGGTGGGATTCGAACCCACGGTGGGGAAACCCCCACACTTGCTTAGCAGGCAAGCGCCTTCGGCCGCTCGGCCACCTCTCCACCTGTCATCTATTATAGCAACATATTCATGAATATTCAAGGGGAGGAAAAATCGTGTTTGTTTTAAAGAATGTGAAATACAAGGACATATTAAACATTGAAGAACTCCACATT
This window encodes:
- the radA gene encoding DNA repair protein RadA, which produces MKKFVCSNCGYVSPKWFGRCPQCGEYDTAEEVVQRRKNREGSPSLFLNLEDAGEISLERLSTGFSELDRAFRGGIVPGQVILLSGEPGIGKSTIALQIAERFAERGLVVYVSGEESPQQLKLRADRLLLKRKKNILLTLENDIDEIISSLRNERVSFMVVDSIQTVFSSDLGSSPGSISQVKNVTMKTIDFAKKRGVPVLLVGHVTKEGEIAGPKLVEHMVDTVAYFEGDRRTGLRLLKITKNRFGPSDEVAVFELKENGFVQVENPSFTEGDADLPGNVLTCVFEGTKPFVVQIQALVSKNRTFSPKRVCKGVDVNRVMLLIAVISKYLRLPIETHDVYVNVVGGLRITDPAADLAIALSIVSSYLEVSLHDTAAVGEIGLDGRVRKVYNINRRLNSLKNSGRIIVPPIEEEQKGVFEVRDLKEAVSIIGGEILGTPGAD
- a CDS encoding adenosine-specific kinase produces the protein MSIQLEVVDVAIPENANIILGHSHFIKTVEDLYEVMVTTNPNLKFGIAFNEASGPCLIRHEGNDEELVNQAIETAKKIGAGHTFVIYIRGGYPINILNQIKNVQEVCRIYTATANPLQVIVGITSQGRAVLGVVDGYSPKGVEGDEDKRKRHAFLREITKYKK
- a CDS encoding ATP-dependent Clp protease ATP-binding subunit, whose product is MFDKFSEKTAQIFVTAQEEAKELGHSYVGTEHLLLAILKVDRSPAVELLEEMGASYSKVRSEIISMVGMGMRGFVPSPQMTPRAKRVTELAYEEAKILGSDKINPEHLLLGILREGEGIAIHILRKLGVDIATLRREIIDIYSYSSNKSLEYEEEEDYTYRSVKQLEGFGVNLTELAAKKELDPVIGREEEIERVMQVLVRRKKNNPVLIGDPGVGKTAIVEGLAQRIVAGDVPEILKNKVIFSLDVAALVAGTKYRGEFEKRMKKLLQIVTKDKNIILFIDEIHTIVGAGSAEGAIDAANILKPALARGEISCIGATTPDEYRKYIEKDAALERRFQKIYVKEPTEEETLEILKGLKRKYESHHKVIYTDKALEAAVYLSKRYITDHYLPDKAIDVIDEAGARARLKVFVLPPELKSMKLELERIRSDKELAVLNQDYEKAAQLKEEEMELEAEYRKRYAEWRRHAETAVVRVDVDDVAEVVSSWTGVPLKKIEETEVEKLLNLEEALHQRIVAQDEAIKAVARAIRRARSGLKDPRRPIGVFLFLGPTGVGKTELAKALAEYLFGDERALIRFDMSEYMERFSVSRLIGAPPGYVGYEEGGTLTEKVRRRPFSVILFDEIEKAHPDVFNILLQIMDDGRLTDSQGREVDFRNTIIIMTSNIGSSYINKSKRTLGFVGDNNEEKEFEKIKDLVLEEVKRTFRPEFLNRIDETIIFHPLNKEHIEQIIDILLRDLRKRLSEKNMKLVLTKSAKEFLVEKGFDPVYGARPLKRAIQRYVEDPLSEEILRGKFNEGDTIVCRARKDALRFTRKGEKKEKVVQ
- the ttuA gene encoding tRNA-5-methyluridine(54) 2-sulfurtransferase — protein: MKCTKCGKPASVKLRHYNIKLCKEHFNEFIEQRVEKAIKKFKMFGRNSKILIAVSGGKDSVSLWHMLKKLGYEVDALFIRAGKSGMVQKAQEIVEKNAELLNTKLHIVDATEYFGGLSTQEISIMLRRPVCSICGVVRRYLMNKFAYENGYDVVVTGHNLNDEASVLLGNILHWQEGYLERQWPLLPKTHEKLVPKAKPLVLNYEEDIKLYATLNEIPHLEMACPFSVGATSLVYKKILRELEEEQPGITLNFYLGFLKRKKEPKFEVEGLRECKECGYPTTAEVCSFCRLRKQVEKRKNKAPA